Proteins encoded within one genomic window of Halorussus salilacus:
- a CDS encoding alpha/beta fold hydrolase: MALDGAWTHGQTVVNDVRLHYVAAGEEDDPLVVLLHGFPEFWYSWREQLPALADAGYRVVAPDMRGYNRSEKPPGVGSYRTAELVGDVVGLIDRFGDSSSARIVGHDWGGLVAWETAIRYPEVVDQLAVLNAPHPAAYRRELRRNSDQWRRSWYAVSFQLPLVPEALLGARDCAGVGRLLRETANPGTFDEDDLRRYREAASRPGALTAALNYYRAALRGNLRREIREWLGFGGRSAVVDAPTLLIWGERDPALVVELTEGLDGWVPDLRVERLPEATHWVQNDRPDDVTERLLAFFGE, translated from the coding sequence ATGGCACTCGACGGCGCGTGGACCCACGGCCAGACCGTCGTGAACGACGTTCGCCTCCACTACGTCGCCGCGGGCGAGGAGGACGACCCGCTGGTCGTCCTCCTCCACGGCTTCCCGGAGTTCTGGTACTCGTGGCGCGAACAGCTTCCCGCGCTCGCCGACGCGGGCTACCGGGTGGTCGCGCCCGACATGCGGGGGTACAACCGCTCGGAGAAGCCTCCTGGAGTGGGAAGCTACCGGACCGCGGAACTGGTCGGCGACGTGGTCGGGCTGATAGACCGCTTCGGGGACTCGTCGTCGGCCCGAATCGTGGGCCACGACTGGGGCGGCCTCGTCGCGTGGGAGACCGCCATCCGGTATCCGGAGGTGGTCGACCAGTTGGCGGTGCTGAACGCGCCCCACCCGGCCGCCTACCGGCGGGAACTCCGCCGGAACTCCGACCAGTGGCGGCGGTCGTGGTACGCCGTCTCCTTCCAGCTTCCGTTGGTCCCCGAGGCCCTGCTCGGGGCGCGCGACTGTGCCGGAGTGGGTCGGCTACTCCGCGAGACCGCGAATCCAGGCACCTTCGACGAGGACGACCTCCGGCGCTACCGGGAGGCGGCGTCTCGGCCGGGCGCGCTGACCGCGGCGCTGAACTACTACCGGGCGGCGTTACGGGGGAACCTCCGCCGAGAGATTCGCGAGTGGCTGGGCTTCGGCGGGCGGTCGGCGGTCGTCGACGCGCCGACCCTCCTGATTTGGGGCGAACGCGACCCCGCGCTCGTCGTGGAGCTGACCGAAGGACTCGACGGGTGGGTTCCGGACCTCCGGGTCGAGCGCCTGCCCGAGGCGACCCATTGGGTCCAGAACGACCGCCCCGACGACGTGACCGAGCGACTGCTGGCGTTCTTCGGGGAGTGA
- a CDS encoding UbiA family prenyltransferase, producing the protein MPLSRRGSGVAPATRALASQVHPVFMLPPVACSLFGGVLAGAFAPLSGALHATAIFAAVYTAHVKDGYVDFHVRGEDDDHPLTERGCKGALAASTALFFACLGGLWLAASPGAALLTLPTWLVAYHHAPQLDTNPVTATTGYPLGIALSILGGYYAQADALGAVPLAFAAVFLVLLSGVKVIDDAQDFEYDRSIDKRTVAVALGPRRARTAAYALMTAALVLVVGFAALAVFPPSSVAAVAGFGAVALAARRADPTLATMLLVRGSYVFLALLLVAVWFRPLA; encoded by the coding sequence ATGCCACTTTCGCGTCGAGGCTCCGGCGTCGCGCCCGCGACCCGCGCGCTCGCCTCGCAGGTCCACCCCGTCTTCATGCTCCCGCCGGTCGCCTGCTCGCTGTTCGGCGGGGTGCTGGCGGGCGCGTTCGCCCCCCTGTCGGGAGCGCTCCACGCGACCGCCATCTTCGCGGCGGTGTACACCGCCCACGTCAAGGACGGCTACGTCGACTTCCACGTCCGCGGCGAGGACGACGACCACCCGCTGACCGAGCGGGGCTGCAAGGGCGCGCTCGCGGCCTCGACCGCGCTCTTCTTCGCCTGTCTCGGGGGCCTGTGGCTCGCCGCGAGCCCCGGCGCGGCCCTGCTCACGCTTCCGACGTGGCTCGTCGCCTACCACCACGCGCCCCAGCTCGACACCAACCCCGTCACCGCGACCACGGGCTACCCCCTCGGCATCGCGCTCTCGATTCTGGGCGGCTACTACGCGCAGGCCGACGCGCTCGGGGCGGTCCCGCTGGCGTTCGCCGCCGTCTTCCTCGTCCTGCTCTCGGGCGTGAAGGTGATCGACGACGCCCAGGACTTCGAGTACGACCGCTCCATCGACAAACGAACCGTCGCGGTGGCGCTCGGCCCCCGCCGCGCCCGGACCGCCGCCTACGCCCTGATGACGGCCGCGCTCGTCCTCGTGGTCGGGTTCGCGGCGCTCGCCGTCTTCCCGCCGAGCAGTGTCGCCGCCGTCGCGGGGTTCGGGGCGGTCGCGCTCGCCGCGCGCCGGGCAGACCCCACGCTGGCGACCATGCTCCTCGTCCGGGGGTCGTACGTCTTCCTCGCGCTGTTGCTGGTGGCGGTGTGGTTCCGGCCGTTGGCCTGA
- a CDS encoding pyridoxal phosphate-dependent aminotransferase, which produces MTDFSERVEQVSISGIREVFEAAGEDAINLGLGQPDFPTPEHARRAAIEAIEAGKADAYTSNKGTLELREAISAKHERDNGFSVPPENLIATSGGSEALHIALEAHVDPGEEVVYPDPGFVSYEALTHLAGGTPKPVALREDLTLDPGAVENAITDDTAAFVVNSPANPTGAVQSEDDMREFARIADEHDVLCISDEVYEHIVFDGEHRSPMEFADSDNVVVVNACSKTYSMTGWRLGWVAASDERIERMLRVHQYAQACASAPAQYAAEAALSGPQDQVEEMVAAFEERRDLLLDGLSDMGLETPTPRGAFYAMPKVPEGWVEEVIDRGVVVVPGEAFGEHGEGYARISYATGTEELKEAVEIMREATEAVR; this is translated from the coding sequence ATGACCGACTTCTCCGAGCGAGTAGAGCAGGTCTCCATCAGCGGCATCCGCGAAGTGTTCGAGGCGGCGGGCGAGGACGCCATCAACCTCGGACTCGGCCAACCCGACTTCCCGACGCCCGAGCACGCCCGTCGGGCCGCGATAGAGGCCATCGAGGCCGGGAAGGCCGACGCCTACACCTCCAACAAGGGGACGCTCGAACTCCGGGAGGCCATCAGCGCGAAACACGAGCGCGACAACGGCTTCTCGGTCCCGCCCGAGAACCTCATCGCCACCTCGGGCGGGAGCGAGGCGCTCCACATCGCGCTGGAGGCCCACGTCGACCCGGGCGAGGAGGTCGTCTACCCCGACCCCGGGTTCGTCTCCTACGAGGCGCTGACCCACCTCGCGGGCGGGACGCCCAAGCCGGTCGCACTCCGCGAGGACCTCACCCTCGACCCCGGGGCGGTCGAGAACGCCATCACCGACGACACCGCCGCGTTCGTGGTCAACAGCCCCGCCAATCCCACGGGCGCGGTCCAGAGCGAGGACGACATGCGGGAGTTCGCCCGCATCGCCGACGAACACGACGTGCTCTGTATCTCCGACGAGGTGTACGAACACATCGTCTTCGACGGCGAGCACCGCTCGCCGATGGAGTTCGCCGACTCGGACAACGTCGTGGTCGTCAACGCCTGTTCGAAGACCTACTCGATGACCGGGTGGCGACTCGGCTGGGTCGCCGCGAGCGACGAGCGAATCGAGCGCATGCTCCGGGTCCACCAGTACGCCCAGGCCTGCGCGTCGGCCCCCGCCCAGTACGCCGCCGAGGCCGCCCTCTCCGGACCGCAGGACCAGGTCGAGGAGATGGTGGCCGCCTTCGAGGAGCGCCGGGACCTCCTGCTCGACGGCCTCTCGGACATGGGCCTCGAGACCCCGACGCCCCGCGGGGCGTTCTACGCGATGCCGAAGGTGCCCGAGGGCTGGGTCGAGGAGGTCATCGACCGCGGCGTCGTCGTCGTCCCCGGCGAGGCGTTCGGCGAGCACGGCGAGGGCTACGCCCGCATCTCCTACGCGACGGGGACGGAGGAACTGAAGGAAGCGGTCGAAATCATGCGCGAGGCGACCGAGGCGGTTCGGTAG
- a CDS encoding CBS domain-containing protein, whose amino-acid sequence MELPTPQDIRERRTELGLTQSELAGQADVSQPLIARIEGGDVDPRLSTLRRIVDALERSEGDIVRADDLMHEEVVSVGPDASVSEAVSAMQDAGYSQLPVIKDGVPVGSISFEDLMSVDEDARDRPVSEFMGESFPTKSRSATLDEISTDLGHNKAVIVTERGNTVGIITEADIAARLS is encoded by the coding sequence ATGGAACTCCCGACGCCCCAGGATATCCGGGAGCGACGGACCGAACTCGGGCTGACCCAGAGCGAACTGGCTGGGCAGGCCGACGTCTCTCAGCCGCTCATCGCGCGCATCGAGGGCGGCGACGTCGACCCCCGGCTCTCGACGCTCCGGCGGATCGTCGACGCGCTCGAACGCTCGGAGGGCGACATCGTCCGTGCAGACGACCTGATGCACGAGGAAGTCGTCAGCGTCGGCCCCGACGCGTCGGTCAGCGAGGCGGTCTCCGCCATGCAGGACGCTGGCTACTCCCAACTCCCCGTCATCAAGGACGGCGTCCCGGTCGGGTCCATCAGCTTCGAGGACCTGATGAGCGTCGACGAGGACGCCCGCGACCGTCCAGTCAGCGAGTTCATGGGCGAGAGCTTCCCCACCAAGTCCCGCAGCGCCACCCTCGACGAGATAAGCACCGACCTCGGTCACAACAAGGCAGTCATCGTGACCGAGCGGGGCAACACGGTCGGAATCATCACCGAGGCCGACATCGCGGCGCGGTTGTCCTGA
- a CDS encoding FAD-dependent monooxygenase, protein MTDEYEHYEAVVVGAGPGGAAAAATLARNDVETLVLERGVEAGSKNVTGGLIYAEESAPYTMDDLFPEFRAEATERPVTDYYLHNVAGQQVETFDITDLHDHDTEWSDAVLRRRMDSWVADRVHELASETGGGLLTEVRVDGLLRENGEIVGVTCDELDPIRADVIIAADGVNSELARDAGLMDWDEPEEWFQGVKAVVDVPEDVIADRFGVGDDEGEAHLFSGDLFGDVRGGGFCYTNEDSLSIGTVFHLDSLVAEEAEPHELLDGLLTHPLMAQWLEGHYDEVEYSAKLVPDSKKAAHPSPHEGRLLVVGDAAGQMQAQGPIIKGMNHAVSAGALAGEAFVEATLRNDPESAGDLYEKKLYDEGLMAKLRPRGYRAARVLGERETVTDLADAVLTSGVGRRAVSLLGDRLEGLYSSPRLSQIVPDTRTPYVTLPTVIAEELGDPVEGEADYEPKSLLDRIGDLTYDTDVGNAHIELRDDSVEASGAAVSACPVSAQDFGGGCYREETVKTNGDEEKLVSLDTQPCVECGTCAVVADTDWEHPRGGKGVEFKQG, encoded by the coding sequence ATGACTGACGAATACGAACACTACGAGGCGGTCGTCGTCGGGGCCGGGCCCGGCGGGGCGGCGGCCGCGGCGACGCTGGCGCGAAACGACGTGGAAACGCTGGTCCTCGAACGCGGCGTCGAGGCCGGGTCGAAGAACGTGACGGGCGGACTCATCTACGCCGAGGAGTCGGCGCCGTACACCATGGACGACCTGTTCCCCGAGTTCCGCGCGGAGGCGACCGAGCGGCCGGTCACCGACTACTACCTCCACAACGTCGCGGGCCAGCAGGTCGAGACCTTCGACATCACCGACCTCCACGACCACGACACCGAGTGGTCGGACGCGGTCCTCCGGCGGAGGATGGACTCGTGGGTCGCCGACAGGGTCCACGAACTGGCGAGCGAGACCGGCGGCGGCCTCCTCACGGAGGTCCGGGTCGACGGCCTCCTGCGGGAGAACGGCGAGATAGTCGGGGTCACCTGCGACGAACTCGACCCCATCAGGGCCGACGTGATAATCGCGGCCGACGGCGTCAACTCCGAACTCGCCCGCGACGCGGGCCTGATGGACTGGGACGAGCCCGAGGAGTGGTTCCAGGGCGTGAAGGCGGTGGTGGACGTGCCCGAGGACGTGATCGCCGACCGCTTCGGCGTCGGCGACGACGAGGGCGAGGCCCATCTGTTCTCGGGCGACCTGTTCGGCGACGTGCGCGGCGGCGGGTTCTGCTACACCAACGAGGACTCGCTGTCGATAGGGACCGTCTTCCACCTCGACAGCCTCGTCGCCGAGGAGGCCGAACCCCACGAACTCCTCGATGGCCTGCTCACACATCCCCTGATGGCCCAGTGGCTGGAGGGCCACTACGACGAGGTCGAGTACAGCGCGAAGCTCGTCCCGGACTCGAAGAAGGCCGCCCACCCCTCGCCCCACGAGGGCCGCCTGCTCGTCGTGGGCGACGCGGCCGGGCAGATGCAGGCTCAGGGCCCCATCATCAAGGGGATGAACCACGCCGTGAGCGCCGGGGCGCTCGCGGGCGAGGCGTTCGTCGAGGCGACCCTGCGCAACGACCCCGAGTCGGCGGGCGACCTCTACGAGAAGAAGCTCTACGACGAGGGGCTGATGGCGAAGCTCAGACCGCGGGGGTACCGGGCCGCGCGCGTCCTCGGCGAGCGCGAGACCGTGACGGACCTCGCCGACGCGGTGCTGACCTCCGGCGTGGGCAGGCGGGCGGTCTCGCTTCTCGGCGACCGACTGGAGGGGCTGTACTCCTCGCCCAGACTCTCCCAAATCGTGCCCGACACTCGGACGCCGTACGTCACGTTGCCGACGGTCATCGCCGAGGAACTGGGCGACCCGGTCGAGGGCGAGGCCGACTACGAGCCAAAGAGCCTGCTCGACCGCATCGGCGACCTGACCTACGACACCGACGTGGGCAACGCCCACATCGAACTCCGGGACGACTCGGTCGAGGCCAGCGGCGCGGCCGTCTCGGCGTGTCCGGTCAGCGCCCAGGACTTCGGCGGCGGGTGCTACCGCGAGGAGACCGTGAAGACCAACGGCGACGAGGAGAAACTGGTCAGCCTCGACACCCAGCCCTGCGTGGAGTGTGGCACCTGCGCGGTCGTCGCCGACACCGACTGGGAACACCCGCGGGGCGGCAAGGGCGTCGAGTTCAAGCAGGGATGA
- a CDS encoding electron transfer flavoprotein subunit alpha/FixB family protein → MADETDAGLDPSEYTVDELEAELNAVSNPSDLDAVLAAEESGKDRKTAKEAIRKRIDALEVETEGEPTDTDHEEEYAGEEGTDTPEAAGDAEQGDESPDETDVSYEVENRTWDKHHVRALKGGTYRDMWVYCETQGGELLDVSKEMLGKARDLMDGYNDDYGVSVSEANGGSSDESDGGDERVVGVLVGDEMEPLAEEAVAYGADVAIYHEDDRLERFRHKPYTEIVSDMARGGADPPNWATGDPGTEPTVDWRDYDKPRYFLFPATNNGRDLSAQVQGELDSGLASDCSGLSIEEELISNPVKTGEPGEKVEFERVLHMKRPDFSGFEYSTILCLDNPGREFHPQGCSVIPGSFDAIDPDHDREGELVEHDLDLPDDWFRVEVSEWDRLDDGVDLTGHDVVVALGRGIGDDPTEGIELGIDLVEAFEDAALGLSRGVVTASYSVDGHVADYVAEERQIGETGQEVEPRLYIAAGISGAVQHKVGMDESDTIVAINTDPEARIRDFSDYFIEGDLFEVLPRLTESVEAGELTLRAEASDD, encoded by the coding sequence GTGGCCGACGAGACAGACGCGGGCCTCGACCCGAGCGAGTACACGGTCGACGAACTCGAAGCGGAGCTGAACGCGGTGTCGAACCCCTCGGACCTCGACGCGGTGCTGGCGGCCGAGGAGTCGGGGAAGGACCGCAAGACCGCCAAGGAGGCCATCCGGAAGCGCATCGACGCGTTGGAGGTGGAAACCGAAGGCGAACCGACAGACACCGACCACGAGGAGGAGTACGCGGGCGAAGAAGGCACCGACACTCCCGAGGCGGCAGGCGATGCAGAACAGGGAGACGAATCGCCAGACGAGACCGACGTGAGCTACGAGGTCGAGAACCGGACGTGGGACAAGCACCACGTCCGCGCGCTGAAGGGCGGCACGTATCGGGACATGTGGGTCTACTGCGAGACCCAGGGCGGCGAACTCCTCGACGTCTCGAAGGAGATGCTCGGGAAGGCCCGCGACCTGATGGACGGCTACAACGACGACTACGGCGTCTCCGTGAGCGAAGCGAACGGAGGCTCGTCGGATGAGTCCGACGGTGGGGACGAGCGAGTCGTCGGCGTCCTCGTCGGCGACGAGATGGAGCCGCTCGCCGAGGAGGCGGTCGCCTACGGCGCCGACGTGGCGATATACCACGAGGACGACCGACTCGAACGCTTCCGCCACAAGCCCTACACCGAGATCGTCTCGGACATGGCCCGCGGCGGCGCAGACCCTCCGAACTGGGCGACCGGCGACCCCGGCACCGAACCCACCGTCGACTGGCGCGACTACGACAAGCCCCGCTACTTCCTGTTCCCGGCGACCAACAACGGCCGGGACCTCTCGGCGCAGGTGCAGGGCGAACTCGACTCCGGGCTGGCGAGCGACTGCTCGGGACTCTCCATCGAGGAGGAACTCATCTCCAACCCGGTCAAGACGGGCGAACCCGGCGAGAAGGTGGAGTTCGAGCGCGTCCTCCACATGAAGCGCCCCGACTTCTCGGGGTTCGAGTACTCCACGATTCTGTGTCTCGACAACCCCGGCCGGGAGTTCCACCCGCAGGGGTGTTCGGTGATTCCCGGCAGTTTCGACGCCATCGACCCCGACCACGACCGAGAGGGCGAACTCGTCGAGCACGACCTCGACCTCCCCGACGACTGGTTCCGGGTGGAGGTGTCCGAGTGGGACCGCCTCGACGACGGCGTCGACCTCACCGGCCACGACGTGGTGGTCGCGCTCGGGCGCGGCATCGGCGACGACCCGACCGAGGGAATCGAACTCGGTATCGACCTCGTCGAGGCCTTCGAGGACGCCGCGCTCGGCCTCTCGCGGGGCGTGGTCACGGCCTCCTACAGCGTCGACGGCCACGTCGCCGACTACGTCGCCGAGGAACGGCAGATCGGCGAGACCGGCCAAGAGGTCGAACCCCGACTCTACATCGCGGCCGGAATCTCGGGCGCGGTCCAGCACAAGGTCGGGATGGACGAATCCGACACCATCGTCGCCATCAACACCGACCCCGAGGCCCGAATCCGGGACTTCAGCGACTACTTCATCGAGGGCGACCTCTTCGAGGTGCTCCCCCGCCTGACCGAATCCGTCGAGGCGGGCGAACTGACCCTGCGAGCGGAGGCGAGCGATGACTGA
- a CDS encoding electron transfer flavoprotein subunit beta/FixA family protein has product MHSVVLTKGVPDFREGQVSFDEDGHLERGKTPTVMNPNDEFALRAALQTKVKRGGEVSVMSMGPPGYESVLEEAMGVYADDLYLLSDREMAAADTWATAITLSAGIEKIGEPDLIFAGFKTADGETGQTGPQTAWCLDRPIVTHVIALEVDEDAGRIRAKRLVEGDADEIETVEAPLPAFVVTDPEFEPSYRRAEHRLRHKQLKAETDERVESYEDHLTTWDHEDLDLDPDFIGLDGSPTIVSGVDPIPKAPSEREATMVDPGDEDAMADVLETMRPLAGGD; this is encoded by the coding sequence ATGCACTCGGTAGTGCTGACGAAGGGGGTCCCGGACTTCCGGGAGGGGCAGGTGTCGTTCGACGAGGACGGCCACCTCGAACGCGGGAAGACCCCGACCGTGATGAACCCGAACGACGAGTTCGCGCTCAGGGCGGCGCTCCAGACCAAGGTGAAACGCGGCGGGGAGGTCTCCGTGATGAGCATGGGTCCGCCGGGCTACGAGAGCGTCCTCGAAGAGGCGATGGGCGTGTACGCCGACGACCTCTACCTGCTGTCGGACCGTGAGATGGCCGCGGCCGACACATGGGCGACCGCCATCACGCTGTCGGCGGGCATCGAAAAGATCGGCGAACCGGACCTCATCTTCGCGGGGTTCAAGACCGCAGACGGCGAGACCGGCCAGACCGGCCCCCAGACCGCGTGGTGTCTCGACCGACCCATCGTGACCCACGTCATCGCGCTGGAGGTCGACGAGGACGCGGGCCGCATCCGCGCGAAGCGACTCGTCGAGGGCGACGCCGACGAGATAGAGACCGTCGAGGCTCCCCTGCCCGCGTTCGTGGTGACCGACCCCGAGTTCGAGCCCTCCTACCGGCGGGCCGAACACCGGCTTCGACACAAGCAACTGAAGGCCGAGACCGACGAGCGCGTCGAGAGCTACGAGGACCACCTCACGACGTGGGACCACGAGGACCTCGACCTCGACCCCGACTTCATCGGCCTCGACGGGTCGCCGACCATCGTCTCCGGTGTCGACCCCATCCCGAAGGCCCCCTCCGAGCGCGAGGCGACGATGGTCGACCCGGGCGACGAGGACGCGATGGCCGACGTGCTCGAAACGATGCGGCCGCTCGCGGGGGGTGACTGA
- a CDS encoding sulfatase-like hydrolase/transferase produces the protein MSVAERPLSELASADTVDNVLVFVSDSTRFDALPDRVAERGVTAEAIAPSTWTASSLPSLTTGRYPTTHGVWGFDTRLARTPRLLSEPENVGFDAGTIWTHVESAEKPPLWMNRLTDETTLDELEPPFVHVVHDKGGHAPYGQSFDDWEVSSEFFDAYADRPDDIAEWYERGVSESVDRFLALVDRLDERGILEDTLAVFTSDHGELLGEPSRGGIYGHSAPLVPELARVPVAFVGAGLPAGERYDHLLSGVDLAPTALSAYGIEPGRGFDGVDAWRSSPPTDRWPRSEIWSQYTFEPLDRTMPLYAATSVWSDEGGVVFHHGSTAIRTAYGLGGYLLFEGTAAAIRANMTPRKLLALARTFGPRTVTYGSVSRPMLDARSGLPTEFARSPDREPTDDAEGHLDKEQLRKLGYIE, from the coding sequence ATGTCAGTAGCCGAGCGGCCCCTCTCCGAGTTGGCGTCGGCGGACACGGTCGACAACGTCCTCGTCTTCGTCTCCGACAGCACCCGGTTCGACGCGCTCCCGGACCGGGTGGCCGAGCGAGGGGTGACCGCGGAGGCAATCGCGCCGAGTACGTGGACGGCCTCGAGCCTGCCCTCGCTGACCACCGGTCGGTACCCGACCACACACGGGGTGTGGGGGTTCGACACCCGGCTCGCCCGGACGCCCCGCCTGCTCTCCGAGCCCGAGAACGTCGGGTTCGACGCGGGCACCATCTGGACCCACGTCGAGTCGGCCGAGAAGCCGCCGCTGTGGATGAACCGGCTGACCGACGAGACGACGCTCGACGAACTCGAACCGCCGTTCGTCCACGTCGTCCACGACAAGGGCGGTCACGCGCCCTACGGCCAGTCGTTCGACGACTGGGAGGTCTCCTCGGAGTTCTTCGACGCGTACGCCGACCGCCCGGACGACATCGCCGAGTGGTACGAGCGGGGCGTCTCGGAGTCGGTCGACCGGTTCCTCGCGCTGGTGGACCGACTGGACGAGCGCGGAATCCTGGAGGACACGCTCGCGGTCTTCACCAGTGACCACGGCGAACTCCTCGGCGAACCCTCGCGGGGCGGAATCTACGGACACAGCGCGCCCCTCGTGCCCGAACTCGCCCGGGTGCCCGTCGCGTTCGTGGGCGCGGGCCTCCCGGCTGGCGAGCGGTACGACCACCTCCTGTCGGGCGTCGACCTCGCGCCGACCGCGCTCAGCGCGTACGGAATCGAGCCCGGGCGGGGCTTCGACGGCGTCGACGCGTGGCGGTCGAGTCCGCCGACAGACCGGTGGCCCCGCAGCGAAATCTGGAGCCAGTACACGTTCGAGCCGCTGGACCGCACGATGCCGCTGTACGCCGCGACCTCGGTCTGGAGCGACGAGGGCGGCGTGGTGTTCCACCACGGCTCGACCGCGATTCGGACGGCCTACGGACTCGGGGGCTACCTCCTCTTCGAGGGCACCGCGGCGGCGATTCGCGCCAACATGACGCCTCGAAAGCTTCTCGCGCTCGCGCGGACCTTCGGCCCGAGAACCGTGACCTACGGGAGCGTCTCCCGGCCGATGCTCGACGCGCGGTCGGGCCTCCCGACCGAGTTCGCCCGCTCGCCCGACCGGGAACCGACCGACGACGCGGAGGGACACCTCGACAAGGAACAGTTGCGAAAGCTCGGCTACATCGAGTAG
- a CDS encoding polymer-forming cytoskeletal protein has translation MSLRSDPLDELAIPDGTTVEEHDLVTDGDVIIGGQSTVEFGVRGHNVIAGERVRFGGHIEAEADCRLDMWSDVEANVLVGRDAYLGERVHVAGRLMVSGDLDIGDDVNIEEGFEANGWIVIRNPMPTIVFVFVYLSQLLRIGEEEAAEDLVSDLLENEEVEADPLVVPRNGHVSDDSWRVSTPARIGDDCRLHGNFRAESIAVGERNEVFGSLRARGDITVGEDTVIHGDVTTRNGTVELADGVEIRGDVSCEDLRFHEGAVVDGTMRAGGEMTMMQAGRTKRIAADGDGADVGEEADDDASDPESGAAAPDSGSSGDASVAESSEDASVAESSGEAPPET, from the coding sequence GTGTCGCTGCGCTCGGACCCGCTCGACGAACTCGCCATCCCCGACGGGACGACCGTCGAGGAGCACGACCTCGTGACCGACGGCGACGTGATAATCGGCGGTCAGAGTACCGTGGAGTTCGGCGTGCGCGGCCACAACGTCATCGCGGGCGAACGCGTCCGGTTCGGCGGCCACATCGAGGCCGAGGCCGACTGCCGCCTCGACATGTGGTCGGACGTCGAAGCCAACGTCCTCGTCGGTCGGGACGCCTACCTCGGCGAGCGCGTCCACGTCGCGGGCAGGCTGATGGTCTCCGGCGACCTCGACATCGGCGACGACGTGAACATCGAGGAGGGGTTCGAGGCCAACGGCTGGATCGTCATCCGCAACCCCATGCCGACCATCGTGTTCGTGTTCGTCTACCTCTCTCAACTCCTCCGAATCGGCGAGGAGGAGGCCGCCGAGGACCTCGTTTCGGACCTGCTCGAAAACGAGGAGGTCGAGGCCGACCCGCTGGTCGTCCCCCGGAACGGCCACGTCAGCGACGACTCGTGGCGGGTCTCGACCCCCGCGAGAATCGGTGACGACTGTCGACTCCACGGCAACTTCCGTGCGGAGTCCATCGCGGTCGGCGAGCGCAACGAGGTGTTCGGCAGTCTCCGCGCCCGTGGGGACATCACGGTCGGCGAGGACACCGTCATCCACGGCGACGTGACCACCCGGAACGGGACGGTCGAACTCGCCGACGGCGTCGAGATTCGCGGCGACGTCTCCTGCGAGGACCTCCGGTTCCACGAGGGCGCGGTCGTCGACGGGACCATGCGCGCAGGCGGCGAGATGACGATGATGCAGGCCGGGCGGACCAAGCGCATCGCGGCCGACGGCGACGGTGCCGATGTCGGCGAGGAGGCCGACGACGACGCGAGCGACCCGGAATCGGGAGCGGCCGCTCCCGATTCCGGGTCGTCCGGAGACGCTTCGGTCGCTGAGTCGTCCGAGGACGCTTCGGTCGCTGAGTCGTCCGGCGAAGCCCCGCCCGAGACGTAG
- a CDS encoding DUF5800 family protein codes for MTTLAFDEDGVDVVYEGTEFRLSKDLIEGATGKSYFDVTDHEVLRIVEEDPELTGQARRIGDIVR; via the coding sequence ATGACGACACTCGCGTTCGACGAGGACGGGGTCGACGTGGTCTACGAGGGGACGGAGTTCCGCCTCTCGAAGGACCTCATCGAGGGTGCGACTGGCAAGTCGTACTTCGACGTGACCGACCACGAGGTCCTCCGGATAGTCGAGGAGGACCCCGAGCTGACGGGCCAAGCGCGGAGAATCGGCGACATCGTGAGGTAG